attttataaagcttaaaactaggcttttcaattaactcgttaattagcgtttcgtgagacgattaaatcccgaataaatccaaaactcattattttgatctcaaattttaaacataatctttttatgatttattctacccttccaagtcatgagccacccccgtggacccatggacctattttttgttctaaaattcgaaataacGACACCTAATCAaaaccaccgagccatctcccaatttactcgagccgcgcccgagccaccttgagccaaaccctatCCAACCCATCTATGAACCCTACTGACCAGCCCCAAGCCCAAGAACCAGCCCCTGGCCCGTGTTTAAGCCCCTGAACCCTGGACCCAAGTGCTTGCATGTGTATAGGTGTGTATCCAAGTTGCATTAGGACTCCTAATTGGACTAGGACTCAACCAGCTGTGAACCCCTCGACCCCTCATGAACCTAACCCTCCCTGGACCACACCCAGACCCAGCTCAGGCCAGCCCCAGTCCTTGAACTTGCGCCTGAAGCACTGCCCATGACAGCAACCTCACGCGAGCACAAGCTGCAATGCTTCCCCTTACGCTCCCTCTCAACCAGCAACCGACCAGGCCGTCCCAGCCCCTGCCCAGACCattgtgcaccctcttaggaacCGAAGGACCTAGCCTAGaccagcccaaagccccctggccgagcccctctCTTCCCTGCACCAGCACCACCTGCGCTGTTCCTAATttgttctcgggtggagtccttgttggtaaggactcctcccagcctcTGATTTTCGAGTCCTAgagtggctaggactcctctccTGACCCAAGCACgtccctagcccagccctggttTCAACCGAACCCAAGCCTAGCCTTTAATCCCATGAAACCGAACCCTACAGCACATGACAGTAAATTGGCTCCAAAATTGATTCATTCGTTTCCAGCTTGGTTCTGTTAACGTGTGCAGCCTTTTGGGGTGTTTTAGGACtccttaaacttgtgtaaaacatgaccctaacacatcctaatcatggcagccccttaggtagatgaaattcatggttttggatcaaaatacatgtttttaacggaaaattggccttcagtccccaaccgtcgttttttttgtgttcagtccctgggtacttttttagtaccacatttccacatgaagtgtaccacatttccacatgaagtgtaccacaatttgtatgacatagtaccacaattttgtgggtagggaatgaacccaaagaaatgttttgattggggatttttcaccaacttccccttttAAAAATCACCCAATATGCATATCCGAAAAATTTTCAAAGTTGCAACTTGTTTTCATACAAATTCAaacataaatacataatatggtgtgatgatgagtaaaaggagaatatggcgtgcctttgcgtatttaacgcacgattttacgttgacgattgaagaatgACGACGAGGAAACGACGGCTTGAAAATCCTTGCAACTTTTGATGCTTTTTCCTTCAACTTTTGTGTTTGTGTTCGTGTACTTGGTGGGGTTTTTTGGGAGAGAATTTTCAGACTTGAGGCGTGTAAAAATTGTGGGGTTTGGGAAgggtttatataatatatactaattaaatcactaacaagactttaggcctattaagccaacaatttaagcacattagtcttaattaagatttaattaaaatattaaaatagttttggtaaaataagtttgtgaatttattagccgtgtcgccaaaaagttcgtatttttgttgaaaaaccaataccgataaaatttacgtcccggcgtacaaattcacctaaaaaccccttattttcaaaaatatgaaaaaccatcaaccatattttcaaaaataagaaaaagcatcacccttaatttaaataattaaaaacaattaactaataaaaacattttctatttttcggCTCTCGgtatccgttcctcgatcgcaactcgaataacctttaaaaatacattttaatttaaacatgcaaacatgcacaacatatttaattcatgcaattaaaacatttaattaaaatacaaaggaatttaataacttatatGCATATAGTTTACgtagacctttaaattttcggaacGTTACAATAACAATGGAAACTAGGTTAGAAATATGAGAAAATGCTTGAACTAGATTGACTAAAACTATAGAATATTTGCAAGTGTTGGACTGTTGAGTTGTTGTCGTTTTATCTGCTGCTTACTCTCCATCTGTATGATCCCAAAGCAGTTTCTCTCCACTGTCTATTTCTATCTGCTGCTTACTCCTTGTGAATGATCCCGAAGGCACTTTTTCCAACATCCCACGTTCTCAACCATGAGTATACTTTGCGGGCAACGAAACCAATTCAAAGATCATTTTCTTCATTGGGCTTGGGTCAATTTAATtggctaaaataattttaggCCAAACATCTTGTTTTACTTTTgagttatttttctttatttctcgTTCAGAACATATGTTTTCGAAtataatagatttttttattatagtttTCCCTGAACAAATAattagaaaatgaaaaaaaaatgtaccaAACAAAAAATCTTATGGCATCCACCACCAATACAAACACTACCTGATTATTAAAATCGGTCACATTGATATACGAGTATAATTTTAGAATTTGGATATATAGCCTTGTAGgagattatatatttgaaaattaaggtcctttttcaaaaattcaacCATCCAAATTAAGTGcatttttttttccagttttcagcaaaaaagataatttattgttgctataccGAGAGAAATTTAACAGAGTGATTAGTCTTCACCTCTCTTCATCCATTGCTTAACCAACACTTTTGCCCGCAGCAAACTGAACCCATTTCAGCACTCATCTAGAGCCAGTCATGATCAAGATTCTTCGCCCTTCGGACTTACATCACCATCAACACTCAAGATGGGGCGACTCACCTTACTAGAGAGGGTTCGGTAAATAGCTCTGATGGTATGGGGAGTTGTTCTGCAGCAACCTCCCACTAGAGATGCCCCAACTTCACACCATTTGTTCACGTATGACACGAAGTCTTTGTCCGAGACCCCGGTATTTTGCTGTATTACAGTACAAGATAATCACACTTAAACAACCACGAAATGCagaaacatgtaaatatgccgACTGCCAAATTATTTAGCCTGTTTCTTTCGGTGTATTGACCCTTTTAGGAAGTGTTTGCAAAtgcttaaaaaataataattataaataggagAGCAAGTATCGAACAAAATTACACTGAGTAGGAGTTCCTGACCATTCAGAAAACTCCTTGTATTTCTAACATGTCATGATATTGATTTGTAAAATAAACGAGATAGAAGAAGATGAGGCGATTCTATCCCTTTTTCAGATGAATGAAGACAGGAAACCAAGGTATAAGGACTCACCACCCACTCCTTCTTATCAGCATCATAACTCTCACCGctatttgggtaaataagtatTGGTTTGGTCGTCACCtgaggtaaaatcaagtaaagataACAGTAAAATGTCTTCACAGGTGTCTACAGCTAAAAATTGTGGTACATTTTTCagtaacaaattaaaaaataaaaaacagcaACGATCAATCAGGACGGAAGAAACACTTTATACATACCTTCGTGAGGCATATAATCAGATCTTGGATATATCTTGGCGGGGTACAGTTAATTCCAACAGCGACAATTTTCTTGGAATTTTCAACAATGGCAGCACACTCGAGCAAAGAATCACCACTAACAATGTTAACACCATCCTTAGAATTGAAGGACAGCCATGCAGGCAACTTGATTTCCTCTTCGTCAAGGAGCTGAGCAAAAGCCTGAGCAAGCACAAAGTATTGTCAATAACAAGACTCCAAAAAGCTACAACCTAACAAAATGCACCATCGCACATTAAAATGATTATCAAGGAAAAGAATACAGAGGGTTCTTCATCACTGTTTTCAATGTTTTATACATTCATTATTAGCAATGCTAATATCTCCCTGTTTACTCCCATTTTTGATGGAGAAAAACAAGCTCTTCAGCAAATAAAGTTGGTACCTGAGCTTCAAGTTTATTGGGTACTGTTTCAAAGGCTATAAGATCAGGGCCAGAGTCTGCAAGAACCCTAACCCTCCTCCGATGAAAATTCTTTAAGAAATCCAGATCCATATTATCTCCATAGTCGCCACTAGAAGTcatcaagaaaaataagaggGACACATTAGATTTGTCCAGCATAAGCCAAAATCGGGCCTTAATACTGTATTGCATGAATCAGATAAGATTACAGTCCTGTTACAGCCAAGGAGTGAGTAAAAGCTTCATCCCATGCTAGAATTGAAGGATGACGGAAcatcgaaattttttttataagtccAAACAAGTACAACAGAGGTGTTTGACAGTACAAAATGTGCACCTTAAATAGTGGAGATGCATGAAGAGAATTGAGATTAATAACATATCGTTCtgatcataaaaatatctaatCCTGGACAGGATCACAGAATGTTAAGTTAAGCTCACCTATATTCCGAACCATCAGCCAGGTACGCACCATAACTTCCAACAGATGCTGCAACCAGTATTGGCCTCTTCTTCAGAATTCTACCATCAGGAGCATGACCAGA
This window of the Primulina huaijiensis isolate GDHJ02 chromosome 3, ASM1229523v2, whole genome shotgun sequence genome carries:
- the LOC140973383 gene encoding homocysteine S-methyltransferase 2-like, whose translation is MGPMESAMSDFLRECGGVAVIDGGLATELERHGADLNDPLWSAKCILTSPHLIRTVHLDYLEAGADIIITASYQATIQGFEDKGYSREESESLLTKSVEIAREARDVYYNRCRESFSGHAPDGRILKKRPILVAASVGSYGAYLADGSEYSGDYGDNMDLDFLKNFHRRRVRVLADSGPDLIAFETVPNKLEAQAFAQLLDEEEIKLPAWLSFNSKDGVNIVSGDSLLECAAIVENSKKIVAVGINCTPPRYIQDLIICLTKVTTKPILIYPNSGESYDADKKEWVQNTGVSDKDFVSYVNKWCEVGASLVGGCCRTTPHTIRAIYRTLSSKVSRPILSVDGDVSPKGEES